The window AATGCAGCTTGTTACCAAGTGCGGTATCCGGCTCCAGAACTCAGAAACGCGTCCGGGAATTTCCCATCAGCATTACAATACCGACTACGACTACATCATTGCAAGTGCCGAACGGTCTTTGAAGCTGCTTGGCACAGACCGCATTGATGTGCTGCTTATACATCGGCCCGACGCACTTATGAATGCCGATGAGACAGCCCGCGCATTTCAGCAGCTCAAAAAAGACGGAAAGGTGCTGCACTTTGGTGTTTCCAATTTCACTCCTTCCCAGGTTTCATTGCTTCAGAGCCGGTTGCCGTTTCAGCTTGTAACCAATCAGATTGAGTGTTCCGTACTTCGTATTGATCCGCTTCACGATGGAACACTTGACCAGTCCCAGCAGATGCGCATGAATCCCATGGCATGGTCACCTCTTGGTGGAGGCAGCCTGTTTACCGGTGATGGTGAAAAAGAGAAGAGGCTTAGAAACGAGCTGGCTGCCATAGGAGATGAAACCGGCGGCTACGGTATCGATCAGGTAGCACTGGCATGGCTTCTGTGCCATCCATCCGGAATATTTCCGGTAGTTGGCTCCGGAAAGCTGGCCAGGATACAGGATGCCGTTGCATCACTTGGCATTGCATTATCCCGGGAGCAGTGGTACCGCATCTGGAGTGCATCAACGGGAACACCGGTACCCTGAATTCATGGTGCGGAGAAAATATGGGCTGGCTGCAATCCTGGCAACGAAAAAAACTCGACCGAAAACCGTTTCCCGATGACTGGAGACGGATCCTGGTATCCAGGGTGCCTTCATACCGGCAGCTTGATTCTGCGAAAAAGGAAAAGCTCAGGCAGCTTGTCCGATATTTTCTTTCGGAAAAAAGCTTTGAAGGATGCGCCGGACTCGAACTTACGGATGATCATTTGGTCGTTGTTGCAGCCATGTCATGCATACCGCTTCTCGGCGGAGTTTCGGATCTTTATCCCAACTTGCGTGCCGTTCTGATTTATCCGGGACGATATCATGCCTATTACAGTGAATCAGGAGTGGACGGCGTGGTGACCGAAGGCGTGGAAAGCCGGAGCGGAGAGTCATGGGACCAGGGTGTAATCGTTTACTCCTGGGATGAAATCCTGTTTGACCTCAGGAATCCGGGGGATGGTTCCAATATCGTCTATCACGAATGTGCTCATCAACTCGATTATGAATGGGGTGCCACAATGGAGGGATTTTCCTGGCAAAAGCGCAATAAGGACGGAAAAGAAAGCATAGGAACCGTGATGAAAAGAGAGTACGCGGCATTTCTGAAACAAATGGATAAAGGATTGCCTGTGCATATTGATGACTATGCAGCTACCAACATTCATGAATTCTTTGCCGTGCTGACCGAAACATGGTTTGAAAAACCCGGAGTGGTGCGGACACATTACCCGGCTATAAACAGCGTTTTTCGCGAATTTTACAATCTGGATCCGGGCTTTTGATGTAACCTTTTTTCTGCCGGCCCTGTAATGCCCCGGGCCGGTTTCCAGCTGCTTTAATCATTAGTGCTTCTTAAGCTGTACCATTCTCTCCCGTCCGTTTTTTTTGTACATTGTCATATAGAGGCAGGTGTACCTTAAAAATATTACCCGGAGGTACTCTTATGGCTACATACAGTATTACATCTCTGAATCAGACTATTGTAGAACACCGGCATTACTGGATTGAGGGGCTTCGCATCTTCCTTGGACTGCTGCTAATTTACAAAGGCTACTATTTTGTGGAAAATCTGGAGGATATCTATCATTACATAGATGAAAACTACAGATTGTCTGCCTTTGTGATTTCACATTATGTGGTCTTTGCACACCTTGCAGGTGGCGTGATGATTGTATTCGGGATATTGACCAGGATCGGGGTGTTTGTCCAGATACCCATTGTGATCATTGGAGCGATCTATTTTACCGGAGAAGGCGGCACCTTTTTCGGTCCGACCACAGAGCTTGAGTATTCACTGCTTATCCTCGCACTGCTGATCGTATTTCTCTTCTACGGATCAGGAAAATGGTCGGTGGATCACTGCGTTTTAAGGAAAAAGGAGAGTGATGACCAGCAATAGCTGAACTGTTCGGATATGATACTGTGCTTCATGGCAATACAGCCCGGTGCTACTTGACAAGCAGCATCCGTCCGGTCTGTGTTTGTCCCGAAGTCACAAGCCGGTACATGTAAACACCGCTCGGCAATCCCGAAGCGTCAAAAATCACCTCGTGATTTCCTGCGGAGTGCATTTCATCCTTGAGCAATGTAACCTTGCGGCCCAGTGCGTCAAAGACTTCCAGTCTTGCGTTCATGGACGCGGGCAGCTCGTAACGTATGGTGGTTTCCGGATTGAAAGGATTGGGATAATTGTCCCCAACCCTGACATTATCCGGCAATTCCGAGGCAAATTCCTGATCGTCACCGGCTGAAGTAGGCTCACGATCGTAAAGAATGTCGGCGGCTTCTGTAAGTGTGACAAATCTGATGCGGTCACCGTAATATTCTGTCAGGTAATCCAGCAGCTCCTCAATCCATTCAATGATCAACCCATCCTTGTAGCCGGGTCGGATAAAGGGATCGTGCAGCATCAGATTGTAAAAACCATCGGCTTCGCCCCGGTCTTTTATATCGGCTATAGCTGTGTCCAATGATTCCTGGTAATCCCAGCTTTCCGTAACCCATGTATACTCCTGATGTACAGGAACATCGATTAAACCTTCGGTTACCTCTTTGGGATACTGTCCATCGCTGCTGCGGAAATTGGATACGACATGCAGGTCAAAGTCGACAAGGACCTCATAGGTTGTCTGATCAAGACTATGTCCCGGGGCAATGAATGAGGTCAGAGGCACATCCATGTAATCACTCAATGTTTGGATGGCATTTTCAAGGATTTCTGCCTGCTCTTCATAGGAAAAGTTGTAGTCAAGTGTGGGGCAGTACATTTCATGACCAAATGGACCGCTGTCACAATCGAGCGGACAATAATGCGTGTATCCGTGAACGGATATTTCATGTCCCCGGTCGGCGCTCTTCTGAAGATCGCGTTCCATGTGTCCACCCTCGTTGAGCCCCTCTTTCAGCCTGTGCGGAATGACGCCCCACGTCACCTTGCCGCCAAAAGCTTCGACGGCATCCTGAAAAGCAGTAAAATTGTGCGGAACGTTCCATCCGGCGTAGCTGTCCGACCGGAAATAGATATCATCCACCCGCAGCAGAAAGTAAAGGGTGTCGGATTTTTCCTGTTCAATTTGGTTGCCGGAGTCATGATAACCTGAATCAATGGCATCGGCGGGTGATGCAGTGAGAATGGAAATGAAAAAGAGCATGGACATTATGAAGAATGTCCGGATCGATGTTTGCTTTCCGGTTGTAAGTGGATTCATTGGTCTGTATTCAGTTGCAGATTGTCCCTGTTATGTTGCAACTTGGCCCTTCTAAGCTACAGATTTCCCCGTTATGTTCCTGTTTGTTATGTTCCCGCTTCAACAATATTTTCATTCTGGATCCGAACAGTGCGGGCCGGATACTTTTTTACCATGTCGTAGTTGTGCGTGACCATAAGCACTGCCATGCCGCGGTTGTTGATCTGGCGGAAGAGGTCCATGATCGAATGGGCGGCCTCCGGATCCAGGTTGCCGGTCGGCTCATCAGCAAGCATCAGTTTGGGTTCGTTGGCAAGGGCCCGGGCTATGACGACACGCTGCTGTTCGCCCCCGGATAGTTCTTCGGGCATGTCATAGCGACGGTGGCTGAGTCCGACCATGGAAAGAACTTCCATTACCCGCTGTTTGATTTTGCTGCGCCGTGTACCGGTAACCTCGAGCGCAAAAGCTACATTTTCGTATACGTTCCGGTCCGGCAAAAGCTGGAAATCCTGGAAAACAATTCCGACACTGCGTCTCAGTTCAGGCACCTTGCGTTCACTAAGTGAAGTTACCTCTGTTCCTGCAACATAGACTTCACCTTCATCGGGAAGCAGATCCCTGTAAATTAATTTTAAAAAGGAGCTTTTCCCGGACCCGGTGGAACCGATCAGATAAGTGAATTCCCCCCGGTCGAGAGTGAAATTCAGATCATCGAACAGCGTCCGGTCGTCAAACCGTACGGTAATATTTTTAAAGGAAATAACGGGCTGCTCATCCATGCGAAACCACCATGGTTATTCGGTCACTGTTGTCTGTGGCGTCTTCAAGTTCGAAATCTTCATAAGCGGCAGAGATTTGCAGGCCGCACGCTTCCACAAGGGCAGCGATTTCATGGAGGCGCCAGATCTTCTGCCGGTGAACTTCCTCGAATTCCTCGGAAACAACACCTGTTTCCGGGTCTTTTTTCCGGACTTCGAAGTGGTTGGTGTGCACTGCGTTTTTGCTGTTGTAGGAACTTCTGCGATAGAATGTCCAGGTTTTTCCGATGCTTCGTTCACCATTCAAAAGAGGGGCAACTTTCGGAGAAAAGTTGGGTGTGGTAAAATCAAAAATGAAAAAACCATTTTCTTTGAGGCATCGGGCGGCACTTTTCAACAGCGAGCGTATTTCTTCAGGTTCATGCAGATAATTCATACTGTCAAAAACCATAAAAATGATATCGAAGGATTTTCCAGGATTTAAAGTGCGCATATCCTGAACTTGCCATTCAATGCTGCTGCCGCGGACAGCCGCCTTGTTCCTGGCTATTTCTATCATTTCAGCAGATACATCGGTAGCGGTAATCCTGTAATCATCAAAACGTTCCATCATCAGCGCCATGGTTCCGGTCCCGCATGCCAGCTCAAGAAGGGATTCGGCAGCAGGGTGGTGGTACTGAATGATGCTGTCAATATATTCCGTCCACTCCTCGTAATCGACGTCTTTCATGATTTCGTCATACACAGGAGCAATCCTCCGATATATATTGTTGTTATAGGATTTGTGACGCGTAGCGGCTGATTGCATGGTGATCGAGCAGGAAAAATTCCGAACCGGTTATCATATGCGGCCGGATGTTGTCAAAGCCATTTCAAGCGATGCAATATATCTTTTTTCGAAGCAATCTTACAGTGCTTTTTTCCTGCGCGAGGTTCTTTTTTCCGCCAGTTCCCTGGCCAGATGCAGTGCCTTTTCCATGGATCCGGCATCAGCCTGATTTTGTCCTGCCAGGGAGAAAGCCGTACCGTGATCTGGGGAGGTCCGGATGATGGGCAGGCCGGTGGTGATATTGACGCCGCCACCGAAACCGGTCATTTTCAGGGGAATCAGCCCCTGGTCATGGTACATTGCCAAAACCATATCAGTGTTTTCATATGATTTGCTTGCAAAAAAACCATCAGCAGGCCATGGACCGGTGATATCCATGCCTTTGTTTTCAAGTGTCCGGATGACGGGGGATATAATATCGGCTTCCTCATTACCGATGACCCCGCCGTCTCCGGCATGCGGATTAAGTCCGAGAACGGCAATGCGGGGCGATTGTATCGAGAACGAATCCGCGAGGTAACGGTGAAACAGCAGCAGTTTCTCTTCGAGCAGCTCCGGGGTCAGAGCCGAAGGGACATCCCGCAGAGGAATGTGAATGGTGGCAAGACCGACACGCATGATGTCATTTACCAGCATCATTCCGACACTGCTGCTCCCCGTGTGTTCGGCAAGAAACTCGGTATGGCCGGGGACATTGTACCCCGCAAGATGAATGGCCTCTTTGGATATCGGTGCCGTAACCAGTGCGTCGGCCGTTCCGTCCATGCAGCAATCTACAGCGGATGCTATGGCTGTCATGGCCGCTTTTCCGGCAAGGGCGGTTATTTCCCCGGGTCTGATTTCGACAGGAGATGAGGAGACGGATATCAAATGAACATGCCCGGATTCAGGAGCAACGGTGCCAGTACTTTCTTTCCAGAATATGGGTATCTCCAGTTTCTCTGCGTAGAATTTCAGGGTTTCCGGGCATGCGAAAATCATGAAGCCGGGCAAATTTTGACCGCCCGGGTTATTATGATCCGGTCCCAATAATTTGTGCAGTGATTTAAGGATGATTTCCGGTCCGATGCCGTTCCCGTCACCCATGGATACGGCCAGAACCGGAGTTTTTTTAACGCTGCTGCCCATAATCACTTATCTCTGTTCTATGAGCCGGAAATCACCGAATCCGGTTGTGGCTTCAAACACAAACTGTTTATCACCATAATGCCAGACCTCCCGGGTTGCCTGGTTGGGTGGAAATGTTCGCTCTTTTCTATCGGGTTCGCCGTTGCGGATATACACCATGCCTTGATCTGACTCATATCCGGGTTTCTGAGGTGTAGTGAAATTGTCATAAGCGTAATCTATTCTGCGGTAATACTCAACCATCAGCTCATTGTATTCCCGGTCAGGACTGGGATCACGCTCCGCCCAAAATTCACGGAAACGCCGTTCCCGGTCTTCCCGGCTTCCTCTTCGCAGAGAGCGCATTTCACTGTCATCCGCAATGTATTCCATCATATTGATGGCAACATCAAGGTTTAGAAGACTTTTCGGCATATCAAGCCAGTAATTCTGATACGTTCGGCTTGCTATGGTATGTTCTTGTCCGTCAGCATCGGTTTTTTTCAGCCGGATCCGGTAGTGTGCATTCTGAAAAGTGCTGTTAGGGATTTTGAGTACATAAAATGATCCGATATCAGCGGTCTTTTCTGGTTTTTCAAGTCTGAAATAGGGCCGGTCATCATTCATGTAAATTTCAGGAAGATATCCTTTGCGAATCTCTTCTTGATTGATCGAATACTCCATCATTTTTTCCCGGTCGGTCGTATCGCTCCCGCTGATTCTGACTCTTGTTATATCAAGTTCGTAACCGGCGTCATCCGTTGCTTCCGGAAACCAGATGCCAAGATTGTGATCTCTTCCGTAAAACACATTATTTCCCATATTGGCAAGGGGTGTATCAAACGGTGCTTCCAGAGAATTCTCATCATCCAGGAAATAGAAATATGCGATATGGCTGTCTGATGTATCAGCGATTTTAAAACGGGACTCAAGACCGCGCCGGGTTCTTCCGCCGGCCGTTGTCGTTGTTTCGATGCGATAAGTCCCGGGTTCAAGGGATGTGGTGATCATATTCTGCACGAACTCCAGAGGGGAACTGGCCTGTTCATAGGTTTCAGCAAAGACGGTTTCATTCCAGCGGACGGTTTTGACGGCATCACGGTCGGATTGTGAATCACCGTCTGAGGCTCCTTTAAACACACGTACATTTACATCGGGCTCGGCATAGAAATTTCTCCGGCTTTCAGGATCGTCGCGGTCGCGATAGCGGCGAAAGGAAAGAAAGTTGTTCTGAATACGAAAAAGAGAAACCAGTGTGGATTCATGTGATGAGGTATCAGGGATTACCAGCTGTTCGGAAAACACCCGGGCGTCGCGGTCACGCATGCGAAGTGATTCGTATGTTATCCGCTGTGCATATAAGTCTGAAGCGCACAATAATAATATGACAAGGGTTACAGTAAATGCGGCAGTGTACTGCAGCGGGAGCAGGCGTTGAAGAAGAGACGTAATAAGGGTCAGGTGCATGATATCTCCGGATTGATGTTGACAATACATAACCTATAAGATACGGCCGTAATTCCCAAAAATTATCCTTATTGACCGGCAATTGGCTGATATATCAAACACCCATGCAAATCAGCAGATTGCTCAGATCTGACCCGGAGGTGTTTCGGGTCTTGGCCTGGCTTCATCCTGATGATGATGCGGGTGCGTGCAGTAATGGGTGTGTCGGTTGTTGCGAAAGACGGTCCAGGCAAGCAGCAGTGCTCCGGCGAAAGTTACCGAAGTCCGCACCCAGGCCATGGCCGGAACAGAACCTCCGGAAATCTGGTCATGACTGACATGCAGGAAAAACTGGCTGAACAGAATCAGAACCAGACTCGTCACATAAAGCCCCAGCAACCGGTAATCTTTATGGCGCAGCCAGGTAGGTGCAAATCCGGCAAGGCTGATCGGGACAACGGATATTACCAGGATTTGTTCAATTGTCTCTGAAAAAAAAGTGGATATCGCAGGCAGCAGCAGAAGAACCAGAGGTGTTGCCATGCAGTGTACAACGCACAAAGAAGACAGGATAATACTTAATCTGACAAACAGAGAACGTTTTTGAAATAGTTTTGTCATATGGTCAGTTGCATTCCGGACAGGTACCGTGAAGTCTGAATTCCTGGGATTTGATTATAAATCCCCGGTCACTGGGAACTGCCGGTTTAAGGTATTCCGCGTCCATAGGAAGACAATATATTCGTTCACACTCATCACAGATAAAGTGTGCGTGATCATCAGGCTGCATGGATGTTCCGCCGTCGTGCATTTGAAGTGCGTATAACCAGTTTCTGTCTTCAGTAGCTACTTTGTGCGCCAGTCCGCACGAAACGAAAGCGTTCAATGTTCTGTATAGTGTGACTTTATCCGGGCTGGCATCATCAAGACGCTCTGTAATATCATTGTGAGACAATGCAATGTCGGAGTTCATCAGGACCTCCAGCACCCGGATTCTGGTGGCTGTTGCTTTAAGTCCATGCTTCTGAAGTACTTCCCTTTGTTTTGCTTCTGTATTCATAATTTAAAATATAACAAAAGTGCAACTCAGTTGCAATACCTTGACAAGGAAACATCAGTCCGGAATACCTCTCTGATCTGCAATAATAATACTTTTTATATCTTGTTTAAATCATTTGCCGGAAGTTTCAGCACCACTTATCTTAGATTCGATTGTTTGCAGGAAACGTTCAAGGCAAACAGGCTTATTCAACGGACCGGATCTGGCGCAGGTACACACAAGCGCATGGTTAAATATGGTCATAGAATTTCACTTCGTGACCTTGGAAATTAAAAGATTAAACGCATGAAATACCCATGGTGGCTTACCGTCACACAGGAGCATGATTATAGCCAGCACGGGTACTGCATGTGACGTCAGAATCATAAAATATAAACGCATGAAAATAGGAATTATCGGAGCCGGGATTTCCGGACTCACCGCTGGCAGGGAGTTGGTAAGAGCAGGGCACGATGTTGTAGTTTTTGAGAAAAGCAATGCTCCCGGAGGCAGAATTGCTACCCGCAGAAGCAATACCCCCACGGTCTATACTTTTGATCACGGGTCACCCTACCTCTCCGGTTCCAGCAGTGAATTTACAGTATTCATCAACGAGCTGAAAGAAAACGGCATTGTTCGTGAATGGACCGACTCGGTATCTTATTACAAGGATGGAAAAATTCTTCCTGAAATACCCGGACGCGACCGTGAGACGCTTTATATAGCCCCTGAGGGTATGAACAGGATAGGCAAGTATATGGCCAGGTGGCTTGATTTCCATTTTTCCGAAAAAGTCGGCGGACTGACTCATATTGGCGGATCGCGCATCAAAAAAAGCCCCTGGATGATAAACTCCAGTACTATCAATGTGTTTGAAGCTGATGCTGTTATAATTGCAACTCCGGCAATACAGGCTTATGGCCTTGTTTCAACTGCGCAGGACGAGTTAGATCTGCGAAAAATGATTTCTGTACTCGATGAAATCCCATACAATTCCACTTATTCGTTTATGGCAGGGTATGGCAAGCGGGATCTTCCAGATTGGTCACTCGTCAGCTGCCAGCATCCGGTGATATCATGGTTGAGCAATGAAAGCCGGAAAAAAGTCAATATGGATGAGCTTGCAATTGTTGCTCACACTACACATGAATTCACCCGGGAGCATATTGAAGACGAGTCGCCTGAGGCGACCGACCGGGAAATAAAAAAAGGGCTGGGGGAAGTCCTCGGATCATGGGCATCGAGACCGGAATGGTCGCAGTCGCATTTATGGCGCTACAAGCGTCCGAGAAAGAGCCTGGGTATGCCATTTCTGGAGTCGGAAAACGATTTGGCTCCACTGGCTGTTATTGGAGATTACTTTCAGGGAACAACCCTTGAAGCCGCTTATCTGTCCGGTTTGCGACTCGGCAAGCACTGGGCAGAGAAACTTACCTGAAAACAGCCTGATTTGTGAAGGAACTTCGCAAGCTTAATCGCTTCTTTCTGAATTATAAGTGGACCCTGCTCCTGGGTACCATTCTGCTTGTTGCAGCCAATTTCTTTCTTATCTGGATACCCATTCTGATACGGCGGACCATGGATCAGATTGAGAAGGTTGCAGAGGAGATGGACGTGCCTTATGAAAGTGCGGTCGCCACCCTGTTTTCGGACGAGGCCGGATGGTTTTTGCTGCAGAACACGGCCATGCTTGTCACAGCCGTTCTGATTTACGGATTTCTTCTGTTTGCGACCCGTCAGACGCTTATAGTTACATCCCGGAAAATTGA is drawn from Natronogracilivirga saccharolytica and contains these coding sequences:
- a CDS encoding aldo/keto reductase; the protein is MSKKRMAMGEEGPDCSRIIAGFWRLRHWGISRNQLTDFVHECIDMGVTTFDHADIYGDYTCEQLFGDAVAGNNGLRGKMQLVTKCGIRLQNSETRPGISHQHYNTDYDYIIASAERSLKLLGTDRIDVLLIHRPDALMNADETARAFQQLKKDGKVLHFGVSNFTPSQVSLLQSRLPFQLVTNQIECSVLRIDPLHDGTLDQSQQMRMNPMAWSPLGGGSLFTGDGEKEKRLRNELAAIGDETGGYGIDQVALAWLLCHPSGIFPVVGSGKLARIQDAVASLGIALSREQWYRIWSASTGTPVP
- a CDS encoding zinc-dependent peptidase, with the translated sequence MGWLQSWQRKKLDRKPFPDDWRRILVSRVPSYRQLDSAKKEKLRQLVRYFLSEKSFEGCAGLELTDDHLVVVAAMSCIPLLGGVSDLYPNLRAVLIYPGRYHAYYSESGVDGVVTEGVESRSGESWDQGVIVYSWDEILFDLRNPGDGSNIVYHECAHQLDYEWGATMEGFSWQKRNKDGKESIGTVMKREYAAFLKQMDKGLPVHIDDYAATNIHEFFAVLTETWFEKPGVVRTHYPAINSVFREFYNLDPGF
- a CDS encoding DoxX family protein — protein: MATYSITSLNQTIVEHRHYWIEGLRIFLGLLLIYKGYYFVENLEDIYHYIDENYRLSAFVISHYVVFAHLAGGVMIVFGILTRIGVFVQIPIVIIGAIYFTGEGGTFFGPTTELEYSLLILALLIVFLFYGSGKWSVDHCVLRKKESDDQQ
- a CDS encoding DUF2334 domain-containing protein produces the protein MNPLTTGKQTSIRTFFIMSMLFFISILTASPADAIDSGYHDSGNQIEQEKSDTLYFLLRVDDIYFRSDSYAGWNVPHNFTAFQDAVEAFGGKVTWGVIPHRLKEGLNEGGHMERDLQKSADRGHEISVHGYTHYCPLDCDSGPFGHEMYCPTLDYNFSYEEQAEILENAIQTLSDYMDVPLTSFIAPGHSLDQTTYEVLVDFDLHVVSNFRSSDGQYPKEVTEGLIDVPVHQEYTWVTESWDYQESLDTAIADIKDRGEADGFYNLMLHDPFIRPGYKDGLIIEWIEELLDYLTEYYGDRIRFVTLTEAADILYDREPTSAGDDQEFASELPDNVRVGDNYPNPFNPETTIRYELPASMNARLEVFDALGRKVTLLKDEMHSAGNHEVIFDASGLPSGVYMYRLVTSGQTQTGRMLLVK
- the ftsE gene encoding cell division ATP-binding protein FtsE, producing the protein MDEQPVISFKNITVRFDDRTLFDDLNFTLDRGEFTYLIGSTGSGKSSFLKLIYRDLLPDEGEVYVAGTEVTSLSERKVPELRRSVGIVFQDFQLLPDRNVYENVAFALEVTGTRRSKIKQRVMEVLSMVGLSHRRYDMPEELSGGEQQRVVIARALANEPKLMLADEPTGNLDPEAAHSIMDLFRQINNRGMAVLMVTHNYDMVKKYPARTVRIQNENIVEAGT
- a CDS encoding class I SAM-dependent DNA methyltransferase; this translates as MQSAATRHKSYNNNIYRRIAPVYDEIMKDVDYEEWTEYIDSIIQYHHPAAESLLELACGTGTMALMMERFDDYRITATDVSAEMIEIARNKAAVRGSSIEWQVQDMRTLNPGKSFDIIFMVFDSMNYLHEPEEIRSLLKSAARCLKENGFFIFDFTTPNFSPKVAPLLNGERSIGKTWTFYRRSSYNSKNAVHTNHFEVRKKDPETGVVSEEFEEVHRQKIWRLHEIAALVEACGLQISAAYEDFELEDATDNSDRITMVVSHG
- the pdxA gene encoding 4-hydroxythreonine-4-phosphate dehydrogenase PdxA; translated protein: MGSSVKKTPVLAVSMGDGNGIGPEIILKSLHKLLGPDHNNPGGQNLPGFMIFACPETLKFYAEKLEIPIFWKESTGTVAPESGHVHLISVSSSPVEIRPGEITALAGKAAMTAIASAVDCCMDGTADALVTAPISKEAIHLAGYNVPGHTEFLAEHTGSSSVGMMLVNDIMRVGLATIHIPLRDVPSALTPELLEEKLLLFHRYLADSFSIQSPRIAVLGLNPHAGDGGVIGNEEADIISPVIRTLENKGMDITGPWPADGFFASKSYENTDMVLAMYHDQGLIPLKMTGFGGGVNITTGLPIIRTSPDHGTAFSLAGQNQADAGSMEKALHLARELAEKRTSRRKKAL
- a CDS encoding GWxTD domain-containing protein, with protein sequence MHLTLITSLLQRLLPLQYTAAFTVTLVILLLCASDLYAQRITYESLRMRDRDARVFSEQLVIPDTSSHESTLVSLFRIQNNFLSFRRYRDRDDPESRRNFYAEPDVNVRVFKGASDGDSQSDRDAVKTVRWNETVFAETYEQASSPLEFVQNMITTSLEPGTYRIETTTTAGGRTRRGLESRFKIADTSDSHIAYFYFLDDENSLEAPFDTPLANMGNNVFYGRDHNLGIWFPEATDDAGYELDITRVRISGSDTTDREKMMEYSINQEEIRKGYLPEIYMNDDRPYFRLEKPEKTADIGSFYVLKIPNSTFQNAHYRIRLKKTDADGQEHTIASRTYQNYWLDMPKSLLNLDVAINMMEYIADDSEMRSLRRGSREDRERRFREFWAERDPSPDREYNELMVEYYRRIDYAYDNFTTPQKPGYESDQGMVYIRNGEPDRKERTFPPNQATREVWHYGDKQFVFEATTGFGDFRLIEQR
- a CDS encoding MerC domain-containing protein, which codes for MTKLFQKRSLFVRLSIILSSLCVVHCMATPLVLLLLPAISTFFSETIEQILVISVVPISLAGFAPTWLRHKDYRLLGLYVTSLVLILFSQFFLHVSHDQISGGSVPAMAWVRTSVTFAGALLLAWTVFRNNRHTHYCTHPHHHQDEARPRPETPPGQI
- a CDS encoding Fur family transcriptional regulator, with protein sequence MNTEAKQREVLQKHGLKATATRIRVLEVLMNSDIALSHNDITERLDDASPDKVTLYRTLNAFVSCGLAHKVATEDRNWLYALQMHDGGTSMQPDDHAHFICDECERIYCLPMDAEYLKPAVPSDRGFIIKSQEFRLHGTCPECN
- a CDS encoding NAD(P)/FAD-dependent oxidoreductase, coding for MIIASTGTACDVRIIKYKRMKIGIIGAGISGLTAGRELVRAGHDVVVFEKSNAPGGRIATRRSNTPTVYTFDHGSPYLSGSSSEFTVFINELKENGIVREWTDSVSYYKDGKILPEIPGRDRETLYIAPEGMNRIGKYMARWLDFHFSEKVGGLTHIGGSRIKKSPWMINSSTINVFEADAVIIATPAIQAYGLVSTAQDELDLRKMISVLDEIPYNSTYSFMAGYGKRDLPDWSLVSCQHPVISWLSNESRKKVNMDELAIVAHTTHEFTREHIEDESPEATDREIKKGLGEVLGSWASRPEWSQSHLWRYKRPRKSLGMPFLESENDLAPLAVIGDYFQGTTLEAAYLSGLRLGKHWAEKLT